Genomic segment of Triticum aestivum cultivar Chinese Spring chromosome 6A, IWGSC CS RefSeq v2.1, whole genome shotgun sequence:
AAAAACATTGTATGGtaaataatttgatatgtgaggtccgctccaatttatatatcatttggacatctgagcagctcttggcaaaaaagataaattcagggtctgtaaaaaaagtttactgttcatgcATTGTTCTGACCGGATTTGTCTTTTTTattgagagctactcagatgtccaaataatATGAAAATTGGAGCGTACCTCACGCCATAATTTTTTTAGCATGCAAatgtttttttggaattttttatgaatttttttgacCGGGTGCAGACCTTTCAGATGACTACTTTATTGATGTAAAATGTCTTATATTACTTTACATACCAAGTACAAAACAAGGGAGAAAAGGTTCACAAAATTGAAAATAAAGTtctcaaaattttaaaaaattcatagatttgaaatatttttgagaaaATCGAGAAAAGTATGTATTATTTTTAGAAAATTCATGAACATTGAAAGAGTTCACAAACTTTTGAATTAAGTATGAAATTCAAGTTGAACTTTTTGCAATTGCAAACCAAAGGACGAATCTTCCTGTACATGTGGAGATGGACTCTTTGCAAGCTGTAAGGATGATAAATGATGTGGCCATTGATAGATCAGTCTTTACCTCGCTGGTGGAGGAAATCAAGCTTCTTAGCAATCTCCGTACAACTATTTTTCCTCATGTTCATCGTAGCCAAAATAATGTTAGTGATTATTCGGCAAAATTTGCTAGAACTGAGAGTAGAACCATCGTTTGGCTTAACTCTGGCTTGTTAGAGGTAATTGATCTTTGTAATACGGACCGTGGCTTTACCACTTGAGTAATACAAagttcacccgcaaaaaaagaagtatgAAATTCGAGTTCATGAAGTTGAAAAAATTCTGGAAGTTTTTCCCAAATTCTacattgaaaaaagttcacaaacctTTGAATTAAGTATGAAATTCAAGTTCGTGAAGTTGGAAAAAATCTGGAAGTTTTTCCAAAATTCTACGTTGAAAAAAGTTCACACGTTTTTTAAAaataaagagagaaaaaaggaaggaaaaaaaagagagaaagtgaACTACAAAAGAAAGAAACCGTCTAGGAATACTTGTGGGCTTATACTAGAGTGAACGGTGAGTCAATTAAATATGATTTTtgttttgcaaaaacaattaaatATGAAAAATTAATATGCTGGATCCCGCGCTAAGGCACACCAAGTTTTTGTGTCTTTTAGTTAGAATATGTTGAAACGCATTCAAATGTGGTAgtagtattttattttatttgaaccgAAATGTGGTAGTAGTATTGTTTAGGGaatgtctagggcacatctagatgtgccctacttattgcacatctaagtgagtgaatcaagtatgaagaggaaaagaaaaaagaaaaagaaaatatccaCACGAATTTCAACGTAAGATCAATGATATAAGACTTAGATGCGCAAtatttatggcacatctagatgtgctttaacaAAACTGTATTGTTTAGATACTTTGGGATGGCGATATGGCAAGTGACCCGGCAATGCATCCATGTGCCAAAGCCTGCAGCTCAAGATTTTCAGTTGGGATCCGTCCTGTGTGCGTGCGTGTCCTCTTCCCACGTGATCGCGACAGGCGGAGTATCCTCCGGCTGACTCACGCCGATCTTATCCCAACCGCCGCGCGACCGTGCCGGCCCCGCAGCCAGCAGATTCATCCATCCAATCCAACGCACGTCGCCAAACAGCAGCACCCAGCCGGCCCCCGGTTCCCGATCTCATCCCCCATAAATAAGCCCACCAAGGAAGCAAATCGAAGCGCATCGCATCCGTTTCTCTCGTTGCTAGGTGGCTAGATCTTGACCTTGTTGTTGCAGGGCCGGCGATGGACGGCGGGAAGAAGGGCGGCCGGGAGCGCAAGGCGGCGCAGGAGCGCAGCGACCGCAAGTCGGGCACCGGGATGAGCGGCGACGCCAAGAAGGGCGGCCGCGGCGGCAAGTTCACCTGGGAGGGCGCCGACGGCTACACCGACGAggacctcgacctcgtcgccaacAAGGGGACCGGGGccggcgcctccgcctccgcctccggcaAGAGCAAGTCCTAGGGGGCTAGGGTGATGCCTCGCCCGGCCCTGCCCGCCCGTCGCCTTCCCGTCCGATCCATAGGTCTCTCAATCGTGTCGGTAGTCAGTTGTCAAATAAAAAGATTTGAGTCGTGGCGTGTTTGGCGTGTAGATATCATCTATTTCCAGTACTAGTGGACTTGCTAATTAGGTATCTGGATCTCGCCCTGTCTTATGTTTCTATCATCTTGGTGGTTCTTCTGCGTTGATTTCTGCTTAACTCACTGATCCATCTGCTATAGCACGACAACACTTTTCTTCACTGCGCGGGGATGACTTCTTCCTATATGCAGTCTTGCGTGCGTGTTGTATGTGTTGTGAGAGGTGCTCGTGCCTGCTCTGAAGACGGCAAGACGGAAGCTCATCTCAGCCAAACGACGACTCCACCCAAGGAAATCAGGGGaagatttgtgtgtgtgtgtgtgtgtgtgt
This window contains:
- the LOC123131730 gene encoding uncharacterized protein: MDGGKKGGRERKAAQERSDRKSGTGMSGDAKKGGRGGKFTWEGADGYTDEDLDLVANKGTGAGASASASGKSKS